The nucleotide window GCATTGCCTTCAGACGAATAACTTAATCAGCTGTACATATATACTTAAAAGTTTACGATGCATCGTTTGTGCTATGGACGGGAGAACTGTGCCCAACAATGAGCCGTATATCAAGCCCGACGGTCGGTGACCAGCGCAAGCGGATGATAGCGAGCGCGATATCCGACTAATAATAATGGCACGATGCCCCATCATTCAtgtattattattactACAAGAAGTCAAGGTGACGAAATTAATTttcctccatcttttcTATGTCCATTTTGATCTAGAAGGTATAACAAACATTCTCTGGACCTAAATTATTGAAAAAGGTCAATCTCAATTTCTCGCAGTTGACAGACCATCACCGTCATTTAGTGGCCACCCAGCACGATGGGCCCTTCGCTATTCACCATCACTCAGGCTCGGTGGGGACTCGATTTTTTCGTCGTTGTGCTATCAGGGGTAGCCGTTGCGTCGTCGGCACCATCTGCAGCGGGTGGTGAGTCGATCGGACGTTCAAATGACTACTTGTCAGTTCAGAACTTGATAAGCTAATGACGTGAGAATGAATAGGAGCGGAAATGTATAGCGGCAGGCCTGGCGATATAAGAGGGCTCATCGTGTTGATAGGCTCTGCGGGATTGGTAGGAGTCGCTGCATTGTGAGTGTTTGAGGAATGCTAGCTATGCAGTCGAGATGATGGCCGCTCAGGATTATGTGCTGACCACATCTGGGAACAGGCGCATAGCGCATATCTTGCTGCCACGCCCATGGAGGTTGTATCTCGACCGTCTCGAATTTACGCTAGTATTTATGCTGTGGATATGTTGGACATGTAAGCTTAAATCGATTTGACATTCAAATATGATACGCTGACTCTTTTCACAGCTGCAACAATGGCATTCTCTGCATTCACCCTCCAACAAGGTGTATGCTCCCCTACACTTCCCGAGTTCCTTCTACCTACTTGCCCACTTCTCACTTTCGACCTGACCTTGTTGCACCTTCTATCAACCTCAACACTAGCTCTTTTACTCGTAATAGTATCCAGCACCCTTTCATCAAACTATTTTGAATCATTATCCTTATTTGAAGGGCAGACGGTAGGAAAAGGCAGCCGAGGGTATATCATGTGGGAGATGGCATTGGGTTCCGTGCCCAGCTCTCCCACTGGGGCTAATCACCCCCTACCCCCTGATATTGAGCAAATTCCGCCAGAAAGCTGGGTGTCTTACGGTACTCTGTCACCTACAACACCTCACCAAGCAACCTGGCCAAACGCTCAAGGAATGACGGATGCTGAACCTACCATGCCgccttcctcatcctcggAGCCCTGGCAATCACCACCTAAGAAAAAGGATCGATATGCAGAGGGGAGAGTAGGCACGTATCTGCCCCTTTTCCTGTGCTCTCTGGGCGTTGCTTGTGCAAGCATGATAGGGTTGGGTATCGGTGAATCCAGTTAGTCACTGCCGTTCACTTGGAGGCAGCCGCTAATGTTATCTTTTTCAGATTTCAGTGGAATATTCATGTTCATAATTTCTATTATGAGCATGATTTTCACGATTCTATGGTATGTCATTTGTCCCAACCATTTGTGATCCTCATCTTACCCCTTTGTATTAGTCTCAAAAGCACTGCGTCTGCGGATGATGGCAAAGAGCAAGCGAGCTATTCCCGGCAGGTCCGTGCATTTGAAGTTGCAGCCGCAGcatctttcttccttctttggCCCCGTACGTTTTTTTGTTCATAGGCCCTTACCAGTGATATTGCCGACTGACTTCTACCAGTGGCCGCCGTCCTTTTTACCCTCTTTCCCGATATCCCTTACCGCCCATGCTCCAATCCTGCTTCTAGCGCAGCTCCCTCTCCACGCGAAGATGCTGATCCTGAAGATTCTGCTATACAATGCTATGCTTCCTGGACAATTATCACTCTAGCTTGGACCGCGAGCTGGATCATTTTGAAGAGAATTATTGGCTTGATCTTCCCTATGCCCCAAGTCAAGTCGTTGGTATCTGAACACGGGCCTGGTGATAGGGAAGAGGCTGCACTTTTGGGACAAAAcaaggggaagagggcAGTTACAGCTGATGTTCAATCCGTCGATAGACCCAGGTACGGATGGGGTAGGGTTGTGGCCGGCGAGGCATTTGAGCTGGGAGACGAggaagacgatgaagaagggtatTAGAAACATTACATTGATTACCTGCTGTATTGATATTGGTCATTTTAGTGTTAGGCTGTATATGGTTGTATGGGCTCTTCAGTTTTCTGTTTCGAATGCACTGAGCGCGGATATGCTTGGAAGCAGTTCAAGAATGTCaaatatatatatatatatatattgTCTTGGGGAATTTAATACATACTTTAATAATCATGGAAGTCATAACTCATCGGCAACCCGCTTTCTTggctcttcttcctcatcgtTTGTCTTAAGCATATAATTTCTCAGTACTTTCTCAAGCATGTCCTTTTCTCCTGCACCCATttccagctggacctctccatcttcgtCCTTTAAGAGGATATCTGCTTCCAGCAGCACTGGCCGTCCGttctcatcttcatcccatGAGATCAAGACAACTTCATCTCCCTCTGTCCCATCCTCACGATCATTGTCTCGCTTTTTCCCCTTGGCCTGTTTTGCAAGTAAACGAACAACACGTTTGAGCATTCCCTTCATATCCTCATCCATATCAAGACCAAAGATAATATCAGTTGGAATGGACTCGCTGGCTTTGTCCTCTGTTTCACCTATGCGGGACTGTTCATGACTGACTGCGTCCCCAGCTGGGCGCTCTCTTGCAGCTGCAAGTCCAAATCTGGATTGAAGTTTCTCTTTACCAGGCCAATCCGAGAAAGGTAATTGACCTGACCTTCGTgtctctttcccttcttcgATCTCCTGAGCTCGAGGCTCATCCGTGCCAGCTGTTCCATCTGTAACTTCAGTCTCCCATTTTGCCCACTCTTCATCGTCCACCACCTGTCGACACATTACGTTAGCCGGCTCAACCTCGGCATCATGGGCTTTGAAGCCAGGTAATCCGCACAGATGTGGTGAGTGAATTATGATAACATATTGGCATATGGCAACTTCTTTAATCATGTAGATCATATCTCCAGAGGTCATTGAGCAATGTATCTGCACTTCAATCTCTCGAGGACGACCGGTTTTATCGCACCTTGTACCATCACTCCAGCGCTGGACCAGATAACGAGAGGAAGCGCCAAGGCCGAAAGACACGGCCGGAGAGGATCGAGTATTGGGAGCACTGCCAGTAGTTTCGACAGCGGTTGATCGGTCTTCTGCTTTGGCAGGAGAGCCTGGTTTTCCATCCTTCACTTTCGCTCTGGATCCTTTGGACTTGGGTACAGGATGGGGACGACCAAGAGTGTAACCTTCGTATTTCGGGTCTTCTTGAGGGACATAGCCCTGTGTAGGGTGAGGATGGGGATGAGCAGCTGCCCGAAATTGTCGAATGTAGGAATCGTGGCAGTAGCTACTACAGAGTTAGGCCGAAACGATAAAGCCTTGAAACACCACTCACGCATAAGTAAACCAGCCCTGCTTTGAGTAAAGACACTTCCCATCGAGATGAGATAGCGCCTTCCACCCTTGATCGGGGTCTAACTCGTCCTCCACTTCCTCGAGCTGATCTATTCTTGCCATTTGCGAGGCCGTGCTATTATTTGATGGCATCAAGCAGAGATACTCGTAGGGAGACCTGCCTTCTTCATGGTTCTTAGCAGCGAAGCTCATTGACATTAACTCCAGCCTCTCCTGTTTTCGACACAAATCAGTATCGGCTCCTTCAGATCATGATGAAACATACATACCCTTTTAGTGCCATCCTCAAGACTCCTGTCCCCAGGTTTCATATCTAGCCACTCTATTTCACTACCAACACCCACTTCCTTTATTCTCTTGGCATCGCTGGCTGAAACCGGCAAGTCGTTGAGGAATTGGACTTGGTACTTTGGATAGGCGTATAGATCTCGTAGTTGATGCGGGCCGCTTCCGATTGCAAGTGCTGGTAGTAAGGGTAGTAGATGCAGGTATAGAAGGACGCTTGAGTGCATTTTATCTTCCAAGCTCCTAGTTGACAAGGGATATAAGATAAAACGGACAATAGAGGAGCTGACAACAACATTAACTGGGATTAAGGCCGATCCATCCTGCCCTCCTATCGATCACCATCGCTCAGGCAATGCTGCTGCTACGTAATAAGTAAAGGCTGCTTAAAAGTAACTTCCACGTCATCATTGTCCTGGTGCGGATATCGCCGATGTGGGGGTCTGAATGAGTGATCACATTACCACACACATAATAGTACGAATACTATACTAACTCTCATTCGCCTTCATCAATAAAGAACGCTCTGTTCAATTTCAACCTGGCAGTTAGATCAAAATGGCCTCAAAGCTCAGGGTCGGATGGCACCGAGAGCAttttctctctcccctCCTTCAATTTGTCGAAAAGGATAAGGGAGAGACTGTAGAGCTGGTTGAGTGCCCAGGTGGGACCGGCGAAATGCAAGTATGTCACGGCAACAGTAATACTCTCAACATTGACGAGCTGACGGATACTGTAGGTCAAGTTGAAGAACGGGGAGATTGATCTCTGTATCGGTAAGCCGGGATCATTGAATCGTAGGATTATTAATAATAGCTTTAAGCGCTTACCGACGCTCTCATCGCGGGTTTGGCAAACGGCCAGACGTCTTACAAGATTGTCGGGCGATATATCGCGTCTCCCTTGCGATGGTAAGCATGTATCCACTATCATTATTAAGCTAAGGTTGGGGCATAGGGCCATCATTACAGGTAAGGACAGCCAGTACAACTCTATAAACGACCTCAAGGGCACAACTTTCGGGATTTCTCGCTTGGGAAGGTAGGTCTCTGGTTCTACCGATCAAATAAAATCAACTAAATGTCGAGTGCAGTGGCTCTCAAGTCATGGCCTCAGTATTATCATTGCAGCAAAAATGGTCTGAGGAGGAACAACCAAAATTCAAGGGTATTTTATCATTTTCGCTTGGATTGTACAAAGCTCACATTTTTAGTCAACGGGCAATTCAAACCTCTCCGGGACTCTGTCAACTCTGGCGAAAGTAAGACTACGTTTCAAGTGAAGCCTTCTTAAGCTGATATGAAGTAGCTTCCGTCTTTCTTTGGGAATGGTTCACGACTAAACCCTACGTGGACTCTGGTGAAGTTCGCTTTATCGGTTCAGTTTACAGTATGTTAGACGATGACGGGTGGGGTTCATGCTGATAGTTCTCAGCCCCTTGGCCTTGTTGGCACATTGCCGCTTCCCCCTCTGTCCCGTCTTCTACCGTTAAGACTTTCCTCGCTTCGCTCC belongs to Cryptococcus gattii WM276 chromosome I, complete sequence and includes:
- a CDS encoding uncharacterized protein (Similar to SGTC gene model, INSD accession EAL18527.1) produces the protein MGPSLFTITQARWGLDFFVVVLSGVAVASSAPSAAGGAEMYSGRPGDIRGLIVLIGSAGLVGVAALRIAHILLPRPWRLYLDRLEFTLVFMLWICWTSATMAFSAFTLQQGVCSPTLPEFLLPTCPLLTFDLTLLHLLSTSTLALLLVIVSSTLSSNYFESLSLFEGQTVGKGSRGYIMWEMALGSVPSSPTGANHPLPPDIEQIPPESWVSYGTLSPTTPHQATWPNAQGMTDAEPTMPPSSSSEPWQSPPKKKDRYAEGRVGTYLPLFLCSLGVACASMIGLGIGESNFSGIFMFIISIMSMIFTILCTASADDGKEQASYSRQVRAFEVAAAASFFLLWPLAAVLFTLFPDIPYRPCSNPASSAAPSPREDADPEDSAIQCYASWTIITLAWTASWIILKRIIGLIFPMPQVKSLVSEHGPGDREEAALLGQNKGKRAVTADVQSVDRPRYGWGRVVAGEAFELGDEEDDEEGY
- a CDS encoding uncharacterized protein (Similar to TIGR gene model, INSD accession AAW45836.1) — its product is MHSSVLLYLHLLPLLPALAIGSGPHQLRDLYAYPKYQVQFLNDLPVSASDAKRIKEVGVGSEIEWLDMKPGDRSLEDGTKRERLELMSMSFAAKNHEEGRSPYEYLCLMPSNNSTASQMARIDQLEEVEDELDPDQGWKALSHLDGKCLYSKQGWFTYAYCHDSYIRQFRAAAHPHPHPTQGYVPQEDPKYEGYTLGRPHPVPKSKGSRAKVKDGKPGSPAKAEDRSTAVETTGSAPNTRSSPAVSFGLGASSRYLVQRWSDGTRCDKTGRPREIEVQIHCSMTSGDMIYMIKEVAICQYVIIIHSPHLCGLPGFKAHDAEVEPANVMCRQVVDDEEWAKWETEVTDGTAGTDEPRAQEIEEGKETRRSGQLPFSDWPGKEKLQSRFGLAAARERPAGDAVSHEQSRIGETEDKASESIPTDIIFGLDMDEDMKGMLKRVVRLLAKQAKGKKRDNDREDGTEGDEVVLISWDEDENGRPVLLEADILLKDEDGEVQLEMGAGEKDMLEKVLRNYMLKTNDEEEEPRKRVADEL
- a CDS encoding uncharacterized protein (Similar to TIGR gene model, INSD accession AAW45837.1), whose protein sequence is MASKLRVGWHREHFLSPLLQFVEKDKGETVELVECPGGTGEMQVKLKNGEIDLCIGKPGSLNRRIINNSFKRLPTLSSRVWQTARRLTRLSGDISRLPCDGKDSQYNSINDLKGTTFGISRLGSGSQVMASVLSLQQKWSEEEQPKFKVNGQFKPLRDSVNSGETSVFLWEWFTTKPYVDSGEVRFIGSVYTPWPCWHIAASPSVPSSTVKTFLASLQPYVQHFNSPDARVSEDIEFVHNFFGHKKEDVAEWLQSVKWEEQLAEVKEDVVKETLAVLRKAGVVSEGAENMKLEDIVNTEVATIV